A window from Candidatus Babeliales bacterium encodes these proteins:
- a CDS encoding class IV adenylate cyclase, giving the protein MGHIEFEAKFFIDEEKLKQKVQDCGGLSVRSNGLMRRFVFGISGKKNQWIRVRDEGEYVTLTIKSFDPTKGIDAVRELEIKVSDFDTAVQMLQVLGYEKSLYVENYREIWKLNDCLLMFDLWPGIDPFVEIEGPSKQSVEKVAELLGLKIEHAMYGPNRLLYEKAYEMSPEEFQNLQELTFKTTQNWVKKT; this is encoded by the coding sequence ATGGGTCATATAGAATTTGAAGCAAAATTTTTTATCGACGAAGAAAAACTAAAACAAAAAGTTCAAGATTGTGGTGGACTATCTGTTCGCAGTAACGGTTTAATGCGGCGATTTGTTTTTGGGATTTCAGGTAAAAAAAATCAATGGATTCGTGTCCGTGATGAAGGTGAGTACGTAACTTTAACCATAAAATCTTTTGATCCAACTAAAGGTATTGATGCTGTCAGAGAGCTTGAAATTAAGGTTTCAGATTTTGATACAGCAGTGCAAATGCTTCAAGTTTTAGGGTATGAAAAATCTTTATATGTCGAAAATTACCGAGAAATTTGGAAGTTAAATGATTGTTTGCTTATGTTTGATCTATGGCCTGGGATCGATCCGTTTGTAGAAATTGAAGGTCCAAGCAAGCAGTCGGTTGAAAAAGTAGCTGAGTTGTTGGGGTTAAAAATAGAGCATGCGATGTACGGACCAAACCGTCTTTTGTACGAAAAAGCGTATGAAATGTCGCCTGAAGAGTTTCAAAACTTGCAAGAATTAACCTTTAAAACTACTCAAAATTGGGTTAAAAAGACCTAG
- a CDS encoding FKBP-type peptidyl-prolyl cis-trans isomerase: MNAKKHFLLLSAICSLGLTSCTKDNTKTTKNKGLSMNIKQGDTLDLSTFTKSDTGIHHKITKVGEGKKPFSGETVKVHYTGWLLDGENKVGTKFDSSVDRGQHFEFPLGMGYVIKGWDISVSKMNIGEKRIVILPPHLGYGARGAGASIPGNATLIFEIELFGSK, from the coding sequence ATGAATGCAAAAAAACATTTTTTACTACTCAGTGCAATTTGCTCACTCGGGCTCACATCGTGCACCAAAGACAATACTAAAACAACTAAAAACAAAGGTTTATCTATGAACATCAAACAAGGCGACACTCTCGATTTAAGCACATTTACCAAGTCAGACACTGGCATTCACCACAAAATTACAAAAGTTGGCGAAGGCAAAAAACCATTCTCTGGTGAAACAGTAAAAGTTCACTACACAGGCTGGTTACTTGATGGCGAAAACAAAGTTGGTACAAAGTTTGATAGCAGCGTTGATCGTGGCCAACATTTCGAATTTCCACTCGGTATGGGCTACGTGATTAAAGGATGGGACATCAGCGTATCTAAAATGAACATTGGCGAAAAACGCATTGTCATTTTACCACCACATCTTGGATATGGTGCACGTGGCGCAGGAGCTTCAATTCCTGGCAACGCAACACTGATTTTTGAAATTGAACTTTTCGGTTCAAAATAA
- a CDS encoding tetratricopeptide repeat protein gives MKKIILLSATIFCLYYAVFAQKDNQSLFSQANNHFMHGQFTLARENYEKIEDKNPAVWQNIGNCFFNEKKYANALVCWKRAQFGASWKQLGQIFSSEILALKALRLPLDPWWKYEIKRIIMITPILAWQIILFVLLCYLFIVSSRYWYISSFVSRKHKETGFVLFGILICCAIWYGQTRIFKKGRAIVVKEKVMVHAGPEKTFHSKYQLPIGSQLCVIGREQGMDNVVYKTELGKTERGWIVPDFIEIV, from the coding sequence ATGAAAAAAATAATCTTACTCAGTGCTACTATTTTTTGTCTTTACTACGCAGTCTTTGCTCAAAAAGATAATCAATCATTATTTTCCCAAGCAAACAATCATTTTATGCATGGTCAATTTACATTGGCACGTGAAAATTATGAAAAAATAGAAGACAAAAACCCTGCAGTTTGGCAAAACATCGGCAATTGCTTTTTTAATGAAAAAAAATACGCTAACGCTCTGGTCTGTTGGAAGCGAGCTCAATTTGGTGCAAGCTGGAAGCAACTGGGACAGATTTTTTCATCAGAGATTTTAGCCTTGAAAGCTTTACGTTTACCACTCGATCCTTGGTGGAAATATGAAATTAAAAGAATAATAATGATAACACCAATTCTTGCATGGCAAATTATATTGTTTGTTTTATTGTGTTATTTGTTTATTGTCTCTTCTCGGTATTGGTACATTTCAAGTTTTGTGTCGCGCAAACATAAAGAAACAGGGTTTGTATTGTTTGGCATTTTGATTTGTTGTGCAATATGGTACGGACAAACAAGAATCTTTAAAAAAGGAAGAGCTATAGTTGTTAAAGAAAAAGTTATGGTGCATGCTGGTCCAGAAAAAACTTTTCACAGCAAATATCAATTGCCCATTGGCAGTCAGTTATGTGTGATTGGTAGAGAGCAAGGCATGGATAACGTAGTGTATAAAACAGAACTTGGTAAAACAGAGCGTGGATGGATTGTCCCAGATTTTATTGAAATAGTGTAA
- a CDS encoding M23 family metallopeptidase, with protein sequence MKNQKTIVVVTYFAVLAVTIVIAGLLFSQYRYFKQEAQELSQVKEAYYQHVEMLKRSLNASMVQDEEEEQDSEGEKKKITNDKLGKQPFVTIDFTVDAETEEAPSEFQIISKEEEDLLNAIKSNIKKLRAVPVVKHKKVPKKAFYKSLKKPTRYAPQRDFVFRWPVELSSFWLSSLFGPRKRPNGHIEFHQGIDMAAMRGTPVKAAAGGKVIFAQAASGYGNCVMIEHNNRYKTRYAHLHRICARPGQIVQEGERIGTVGDTGLVRKSGRDASHLHFEIIQEGRRVNPLIFLF encoded by the coding sequence ATGAAAAATCAAAAAACAATTGTTGTTGTAACCTATTTTGCAGTGCTAGCTGTTACTATCGTAATTGCTGGTTTGTTATTTTCCCAATATCGATACTTTAAGCAAGAAGCTCAAGAGCTATCTCAAGTTAAAGAAGCGTATTATCAACACGTTGAAATGTTGAAACGTAGTTTAAATGCTTCAATGGTTCAAGATGAAGAAGAAGAGCAAGATAGCGAAGGCGAAAAAAAAAAAATAACAAATGACAAACTTGGCAAGCAACCGTTTGTAACCATAGATTTTACCGTTGACGCTGAGACCGAAGAGGCGCCTTCTGAATTTCAAATAATTAGCAAGGAAGAAGAAGATCTTTTAAATGCGATCAAATCAAACATAAAAAAACTTCGTGCTGTTCCGGTTGTAAAACATAAAAAAGTACCAAAAAAAGCTTTTTATAAATCGCTGAAAAAACCAACTAGATATGCTCCGCAACGTGACTTTGTATTCCGTTGGCCAGTAGAATTATCAAGCTTTTGGTTGAGCTCTCTTTTTGGTCCACGTAAAAGACCAAATGGTCATATTGAATTTCATCAAGGAATTGATATGGCAGCAATGCGAGGCACTCCTGTAAAAGCTGCGGCCGGAGGTAAAGTTATTTTTGCTCAAGCAGCCTCAGGATATGGAAATTGTGTCATGATTGAACACAATAATCGCTACAAAACACGCTATGCTCATCTGCACCGCATTTGCGCGCGTCCTGGACAAATTGTTCAAGAAGGTGAACGTATTGGAACTGTTGGCGATACAGGACTGGTCAGAAAGTCAGGACGAGATGCTTCTCATCTTCATTTTGAAATTATTCAAGAAGGCCGTCGCGTTAATCCATTAATCTTTTTATTTTAG
- the lepB gene encoding signal peptidase I — MKDSIIHRIIRWYKRPNKSYIADLVESLIVIIPVVFLIKTFVFGLYQVPTCSMETTMLVGERFLADKVTPFFSAPKRGEIVSFNVPTYPYSSNKLVNLYQQYVSWDVVNYTKRVIAVPGDHIQGKIEDGKPVVYLNGEKLDEPYLNKYPIIYVPIKENEFTYRSYDPSKSLQDQPFYDFTPVEIARGKMYAREHSILYPGTPAGHGRDIDIYDVYLGKTEYWMMGDNRQGSSDCRDWGPWDTKKALFHGRIIFRIWSIDSNESWWIVDLIKHPVNFWKRVRWSRFFQVMH, encoded by the coding sequence ATGAAAGATAGTATTATTCATCGAATTATTCGTTGGTACAAAAGGCCAAATAAATCTTACATAGCAGACCTTGTTGAATCACTTATCGTCATTATTCCTGTCGTTTTTCTCATCAAAACGTTTGTGTTTGGTTTGTACCAAGTGCCAACCTGCTCTATGGAAACAACTATGCTTGTTGGAGAACGGTTTCTTGCTGATAAAGTTACTCCATTTTTCTCTGCTCCAAAGCGTGGAGAAATTGTTTCATTTAACGTGCCAACATATCCATATTCTTCAAATAAATTAGTGAATTTGTATCAACAATACGTATCTTGGGATGTGGTAAATTATACCAAACGCGTTATTGCTGTGCCGGGCGATCATATCCAAGGCAAAATCGAAGATGGCAAGCCTGTAGTTTATTTGAATGGTGAAAAATTAGATGAGCCTTATTTAAATAAATATCCAATTATTTATGTGCCGATAAAAGAAAATGAATTTACGTATAGATCGTATGATCCTTCTAAATCGCTACAGGACCAACCATTTTATGACTTTACTCCTGTAGAAATTGCTCGTGGAAAAATGTATGCGCGTGAGCATAGTATTTTATACCCAGGGACTCCTGCTGGGCATGGAAGAGATATAGATATTTACGATGTGTATCTTGGTAAAACTGAATATTGGATGATGGGCGATAATCGCCAAGGAAGTTCAGATTGCCGTGATTGGGGACCTTGGGATACTAAAAAAGCATTATTTCATGGAAGAATTATTTTCAGAATTTGGTCTATCGATAGCAATGAATCATGGTGGATTGTTGATTTGATCAAGCATCCAGTTAACTTCTGGAAACGTGTTCGTTGGTCAAGATTTTTCCAAGTTATGCATTAA
- a CDS encoding rhodanese-like domain-containing protein, translated as MKKYAIVNVKNSKFFFSLIIFATFFLSGCWSSKTEDSKLVVINVLDAANHEDCHMTGSINIPFESLEDQMKSLNKKDRYVLYCSNYACSAAPFAASMMKEAGFENVRFFHGGIADWYQKGLPCTGKAQMEYLKEENEPLSEDGHPGAINISLDELKSEMALAKMF; from the coding sequence ATGAAAAAGTATGCTATAGTAAATGTAAAGAATTCAAAATTCTTTTTTTCTTTGATAATTTTTGCAACATTCTTTCTTTCAGGGTGCTGGAGTTCTAAAACAGAGGACTCAAAATTAGTTGTTATTAACGTGCTTGATGCAGCTAACCATGAGGACTGTCACATGACAGGCTCTATCAACATTCCATTTGAAAGTCTTGAAGATCAGATGAAAAGTTTAAATAAAAAAGATCGTTATGTTCTTTATTGTTCAAACTATGCATGTAGCGCAGCGCCATTTGCAGCAAGCATGATGAAAGAAGCTGGCTTTGAAAATGTTAGATTCTTCCATGGTGGAATTGCAGATTGGTACCAAAAAGGGTTACCTTGCACAGGAAAAGCGCAGATGGAATATCTGAAAGAAGAAAATGAGCCACTCAGCGAAGATGGTCATCCGGGAGCTATAAATATATCTCTTGATGAATTAAAATCTGAAATGGCTTTAGCAAAAATGTTTTAG
- a CDS encoding HU family DNA-binding protein: MNKAELIESMAKVSKLPRAACKSALEAFVVSVGTALKQSKTVSLTGFGTFVTMKRKSRVGVNPATGKKMQIPAKNVPKFRPGKALKSLVG, translated from the coding sequence ATGAATAAAGCAGAATTGATTGAAAGCATGGCAAAAGTAAGCAAACTTCCTAGAGCAGCTTGCAAAAGCGCACTTGAAGCGTTTGTGGTTTCTGTTGGCACAGCATTAAAACAAAGCAAAACAGTTTCACTAACTGGCTTTGGTACGTTTGTAACTATGAAACGTAAAAGCCGTGTTGGTGTAAACCCAGCAACTGGTAAAAAAATGCAAATTCCTGCGAAAAATGTTCCGAAATTTAGACCAGGCAAAGCTTTAAAAAGCTTAGTTGGATAA
- a CDS encoding FUN14 domain-containing protein — protein sequence MEVSKPEGFYQIVKSYFEDFWTRINISSRDIITYVSCFGAGFLLGVIIKRYGKWIVTIVVASILVLLILDYFEFITIHQEKVKAFLVLYNIQDFDSVMIKMKEYAIELGIILLGILLGFKLG from the coding sequence GTGGAAGTCTCTAAACCTGAAGGTTTTTATCAAATAGTAAAAAGTTACTTTGAGGATTTTTGGACGAGAATTAATATTTCATCTCGTGACATTATTACCTATGTTTCATGTTTTGGTGCAGGATTTTTACTGGGGGTTATCATAAAGCGCTATGGTAAATGGATCGTAACTATTGTGGTAGCGTCGATTTTAGTTCTTTTAATACTTGATTATTTTGAATTTATTACGATACACCAAGAAAAAGTTAAAGCATTTTTAGTGCTGTATAACATTCAAGATTTTGATTCAGTAATGATAAAAATGAAAGAATATGCAATTGAGTTAGGAATTATTTTACTGGGAATATTATTAGGTTTTAAATTAGGTTGA
- the sufC gene encoding Fe-S cluster assembly ATPase SufC, translated as MLSIKNFSVAINGSQILNQCNLEIQPGTVHVLVGPNGSGKSSLASSLMGHPTYEITQGEVLFEGQDIVTVPTHIKAQKGLYLALQHPVEISGLAVLSFLKEISAIALKKTEPVVTETVPEFLERVKPLLAIVGLPDCILTRFVNVGFSGGEKKRFELLQMLLLQPKLAILDEIDSGVDVDGLKMIANGLLWYKQNNPQASFLIVTHYRRILEFIKPDVVHVMIDGQLACTGSSELLDDIEARGYGSYAKRSE; from the coding sequence ATGTTATCAATCAAAAATTTTTCTGTAGCCATCAATGGCTCTCAAATTTTAAATCAATGCAATTTAGAAATTCAACCTGGCACGGTACATGTGCTTGTCGGTCCTAACGGTTCTGGAAAAAGTTCTTTAGCGTCAAGCTTGATGGGGCATCCAACGTATGAAATTACCCAAGGAGAGGTTCTTTTTGAGGGTCAGGATATCGTAACAGTACCAACTCATATCAAGGCGCAAAAAGGTTTGTATCTTGCTTTGCAGCATCCGGTAGAAATCAGCGGTCTTGCTGTTCTTAGTTTTTTAAAAGAAATTTCTGCTATTGCCCTTAAAAAAACTGAGCCAGTTGTCACCGAGACAGTGCCTGAATTTTTAGAGCGCGTAAAACCGCTGCTTGCAATAGTCGGTTTACCTGACTGCATTTTGACACGATTTGTTAACGTTGGATTTTCTGGCGGTGAAAAAAAACGTTTTGAACTACTTCAAATGCTACTTTTGCAGCCCAAGCTCGCAATTCTTGATGAAATCGATTCCGGTGTGGATGTTGATGGTTTAAAAATGATAGCCAATGGACTTTTATGGTACAAGCAAAATAATCCACAAGCTTCTTTTCTTATTGTGACGCATTATCGAAGAATTTTAGAATTTATAAAACCTGACGTAGTTCATGTCATGATCGACGGACAGCTTGCCTGTACCGGTAGTAGTGAGTTGCTTGATGATATTGAGGCGAGAGGGTACGGGTCGTATGCAAAAAGGTCTGAATAA
- the sufB gene encoding Fe-S cluster assembly protein SufB: MQKGLNKKIVIQISEQKNEPGWMTDFRLKSLEIFEQKPMPSWGANLSGLSTDDIFFYVKPVMEKERDWDRVPDDIKSTFERLGVPQAERSMLAGVSAQFESEVIYKRLKQRWEKKGVVFLDTESALREYPEIFKKYFSTIIPPHDNKFAALNSAVWSGGSFVYIPSGVYVDQPMQAYFRINSQSMGQFERTLIIAEPGSFVHYVEGCSAPVYRSSSLHSAVVEIVALPDAHVRYTTIQNWSNNVYNLVTKRAHAHERSTVEWIDGNFGSKVTMKYPCIVLKGAKSKGQIVSIAVAGKDQHQDSGGKIIHLADDTTSNIVAKSISKDGGRSSYRGLLKVGKNLSGIVSRVQCDALLFDETSRSDTYPVVDIASENVDIGHEASVSRISDEQLFYLMSKGLSAQQAQAMIVNGFIDCFVSMLPMEYAVEINRLIELEMEGSIG; this comes from the coding sequence ATGCAAAAAGGTCTGAATAAAAAAATAGTTATACAAATCTCTGAGCAAAAAAACGAACCAGGATGGATGACCGATTTCCGATTGAAATCTTTAGAAATTTTTGAACAAAAGCCTATGCCAAGTTGGGGAGCGAATCTTTCCGGCTTATCAACTGATGACATCTTTTTTTACGTAAAACCTGTCATGGAAAAAGAACGTGACTGGGACCGTGTTCCTGACGATATTAAATCAACGTTTGAAAGATTAGGTGTTCCTCAAGCAGAGCGGTCAATGCTTGCAGGAGTGAGTGCTCAATTTGAATCAGAAGTTATTTACAAACGTTTAAAGCAGCGTTGGGAAAAAAAGGGTGTTGTTTTTCTCGATACCGAATCAGCACTACGTGAGTATCCTGAGATTTTTAAAAAATATTTTTCAACGATCATTCCCCCGCACGATAATAAATTTGCAGCATTAAACTCTGCTGTGTGGAGTGGTGGTAGTTTTGTGTATATTCCTTCTGGGGTGTATGTTGATCAACCGATGCAGGCCTACTTTAGAATTAATTCACAGAGCATGGGACAGTTTGAGCGCACGCTTATTATTGCTGAACCAGGAAGCTTTGTGCACTACGTTGAAGGTTGCAGCGCGCCAGTTTACCGCTCGAGCTCTCTTCATAGCGCTGTCGTTGAAATTGTAGCGCTTCCTGATGCTCATGTGAGGTACACGACCATTCAAAATTGGTCCAACAATGTGTATAACTTGGTGACCAAACGTGCCCATGCACATGAACGTTCAACGGTTGAATGGATTGATGGGAATTTTGGTAGCAAAGTAACCATGAAATATCCATGCATTGTGCTTAAAGGTGCAAAAAGCAAAGGACAAATTGTTTCTATTGCAGTAGCTGGTAAAGATCAGCATCAAGATTCTGGTGGAAAAATTATTCATTTGGCTGACGATACTACCTCAAACATTGTTGCAAAATCGATCAGTAAAGATGGTGGTCGGTCAAGCTATCGCGGCTTGCTTAAGGTTGGAAAAAATCTTTCAGGGATTGTATCACGCGTGCAATGTGATGCACTTTTATTTGATGAAACTTCTCGTAGTGATACGTATCCTGTTGTCGATATTGCATCAGAAAATGTTGATATTGGTCATGAAGCATCGGTGAGTAGAATTAGCGATGAACAATTATTTTATTTGATGAGTAAAGGTTTATCTGCGCAACAAGCGCAAGCGATGATTGTTAATGGTTTTATTGATTGTTTTGTCAGTATGCTTCCTATGGAATATGCTGTTGAAATCAATCGATTGATTGAGCTTGAGATGGAAGGTTCGATTGGATAA
- a CDS encoding DUF5674 family protein, protein MLVVDQTITVDELKEMAAKMFGGMIKAVVDLEKRIMVIDGEMHGDEEFYCIIELGSQQEDLWGINLYPSKAKREHWIEFDSMINVRPSSGNKSRKVENVGIQKQIAELVNTLVIYNDRA, encoded by the coding sequence ATGTTGGTTGTAGATCAAACTATTACGGTTGATGAATTAAAAGAAATGGCTGCCAAAATGTTTGGTGGCATGATTAAAGCTGTGGTTGATTTAGAAAAAAGAATCATGGTTATCGATGGTGAAATGCATGGTGATGAAGAATTTTATTGCATCATTGAATTAGGATCACAGCAAGAAGATTTGTGGGGTATTAATTTATATCCTTCTAAGGCAAAACGGGAACATTGGATTGAATTTGATTCAATGATCAATGTACGTCCATCGTCTGGAAATAAAAGTCGAAAAGTTGAGAATGTCGGTATACAAAAACAAATTGCTGAGTTAGTAAATACATTGGTGATCTACAATGATCGTGCATAA
- a CDS encoding SufD family Fe-S cluster assembly protein, with translation MTQWLNSFDVEQKINVAQNNVCRVKHSISSASQKIFVVLEQGVQCTFHVQDEYLISRHPQPSPLAMAGAAGPSNEFSNKKSSDSSQQQTIEYHFVLHAGAKLEFLVSLIESLNLSILIYVYLQGDGSQASIKGIYALDRDQNISIKTFQYHSGPRTKSNLVIKGMLKGRAQAVYEGLIFIGEQAKKTEASQENKNILLSKQAKVISIPSIEVLQHDVQCSHGSAIGKFDDEQLWYLQSRGLSKQKSYELLIESFFKEIVENFEDRKVMERLCQKMI, from the coding sequence ATGACACAGTGGTTGAATTCTTTTGATGTTGAGCAAAAAATTAATGTAGCGCAAAATAATGTTTGCCGCGTAAAACATTCTATTTCTTCAGCTTCTCAAAAAATATTTGTTGTGCTTGAGCAGGGTGTGCAATGCACGTTTCATGTACAGGATGAATATCTCATTTCTCGTCATCCCCAGCCGTCGCCGTTGGCTATGGCGGGCGCAGCCGGACCTAGTAATGAATTCAGTAATAAAAAAAGTTCTGATTCATCACAACAACAAACCATTGAGTATCATTTTGTGCTGCACGCAGGCGCCAAGCTTGAATTTTTGGTATCGTTGATCGAGTCTTTAAATCTATCGATTTTGATTTACGTGTACCTGCAGGGTGATGGTTCACAAGCATCCATCAAAGGAATATACGCTTTAGATCGTGATCAAAATATTTCTATCAAAACGTTTCAATATCACAGCGGGCCACGCACTAAAAGTAATTTGGTGATAAAAGGGATGCTCAAGGGTAGAGCTCAAGCTGTGTACGAAGGTTTAATTTTTATTGGTGAGCAGGCAAAGAAAACTGAAGCATCCCAGGAAAATAAAAATATTTTACTCAGCAAACAAGCAAAAGTTATTTCTATTCCATCTATTGAAGTTTTACAACACGATGTGCAATGCTCTCATGGAAGCGCGATTGGAAAATTTGATGACGAGCAGCTGTGGTATTTGCAAAGCAGAGGGCTGAGCAAACAAAAATCTTATGAGCTTTTAATAGAATCATTTTTTAAAGAGATCGTAGAAAATTTTGAAGATAGAAAAGTAATGGAGAGACTATGTCAAAAAATGATTTAA
- a CDS encoding cysteine desulfurase, with the protein MSKNDLKSLRVQFPIFKQKVNGYPFIYFDSASTAQMPQSVVDNIVEYYTTYKSNVGRGVYTFAEKATAAYESARDKVAQFIGASSKEIIFTSGATEGINLVVCAWAEHALQTGDEILVSAVEHHSNFVPWQQLALRKGLKLTVMPVTDQGIVDLEVFKKHLSVKTKLVAIVHTSNVLGSTNDVAIITKLAHAVDAKVVVDASQSVAHQRLDALKIGCDFLAFSGHKLFGPTGVGVLFVKESMIPEMVVSTFGGGMVFSVEEKNSTFKEFPHSFEAGTPNIAQVIGLGAAVDFVQENIDFVQLAEHETMLTQMVLDGLKPLKDIVIVSSVSSDNGHGHLVTFYSKTHHAHDIAAYLDRFGIAIRAGHHCVQLFHQSCGINASVRVSFSLYNTKEEVGFFLDCLKKLIG; encoded by the coding sequence ATGTCAAAAAATGATTTAAAATCACTGCGAGTACAATTTCCTATTTTTAAGCAAAAAGTTAACGGGTATCCGTTTATTTATTTTGACAGTGCATCAACAGCTCAAATGCCACAATCAGTAGTCGACAATATTGTTGAATATTACACAACGTATAAATCAAATGTAGGCCGAGGTGTGTATACCTTTGCCGAAAAAGCAACGGCGGCATATGAATCAGCTCGAGATAAAGTAGCTCAATTTATTGGCGCAAGCAGCAAAGAAATTATTTTTACTTCAGGGGCAACAGAAGGTATAAATTTAGTGGTCTGCGCATGGGCTGAGCACGCATTGCAAACTGGTGATGAGATTTTGGTATCAGCTGTAGAACATCATTCAAACTTTGTACCATGGCAGCAGTTAGCTTTACGTAAAGGATTAAAGCTTACCGTTATGCCTGTAACTGATCAGGGTATTGTTGATTTAGAAGTTTTTAAAAAACATCTCTCAGTAAAAACAAAGTTGGTTGCAATAGTTCATACATCAAACGTTTTGGGCAGCACCAATGATGTAGCAATTATCACAAAACTAGCTCACGCTGTAGATGCAAAAGTAGTAGTTGATGCAAGTCAGTCTGTGGCTCATCAGCGCTTAGACGCTCTAAAAATTGGTTGTGACTTCTTAGCATTTTCAGGTCATAAATTATTCGGGCCAACAGGGGTCGGAGTTTTATTTGTAAAAGAATCGATGATACCAGAAATGGTAGTCAGCACGTTTGGTGGTGGTATGGTTTTTTCAGTAGAAGAAAAAAATTCAACGTTTAAAGAGTTTCCTCACAGCTTTGAAGCTGGAACACCAAACATTGCACAAGTTATTGGGCTAGGTGCTGCTGTTGACTTTGTTCAAGAAAATATTGATTTTGTACAACTTGCAGAGCATGAAACAATGCTGACTCAAATGGTACTTGATGGTTTAAAACCGCTGAAAGATATCGTAATTGTGAGCAGCGTATCATCAGACAATGGGCACGGCCACTTAGTTACATTTTACTCAAAGACGCATCACGCACATGATATTGCTGCATATCTGGACCGGTTTGGCATAGCCATTCGAGCAGGGCATCATTGCGTGCAACTATTTCACCAATCGTGCGGGATTAATGCTTCAGTTCGTGTCAGTTTTTCTTTATACAACACGAAGGAAGAAGTTGGGTTTTTCTTAGATTGTTTAAAAAAACTAATTGGTTAA
- a CDS encoding HAD hydrolase-like protein, with protein MKKIILTLFLSLILISDLLKADPITSIFFDVEAIFQADSLRASNYVGKFDSIRYLAEVGHIPRQEDLFKQLKPIKAVSTQVTYNKNLEMPLIFSDWLSAKQSASKVSDSIEKYFKNKNISDIEKKVLLSIVNMMLTSSSLTDIQYVSSKIETLIGKLKRSGYKIYLVGNWAHISSLKSKFKDLFRLFSGVYVSSDLHLLKPYKDYYEKVLELSDTQPDQALWIETEQKFVSKAQPYGYKFILYSHSYHEDITKNLHRFSVRI; from the coding sequence ATGAAAAAAATAATCCTTACTCTTTTTCTTTCGCTTATTTTAATTTCCGATCTTTTAAAAGCTGATCCTATTACCTCTATTTTTTTTGACGTTGAAGCAATCTTTCAAGCTGATTCACTGCGTGCATCTAATTATGTTGGAAAGTTCGATTCAATACGGTATCTGGCCGAAGTTGGACATATTCCGCGTCAAGAAGATTTATTCAAACAACTCAAACCAATCAAAGCTGTATCGACTCAAGTCACGTACAATAAAAATCTCGAAATGCCTTTAATTTTTTCAGACTGGCTTTCAGCAAAACAATCAGCATCAAAAGTGAGTGATAGCATTGAAAAATATTTTAAAAATAAAAATATTTCTGACATTGAAAAAAAAGTTCTTCTTTCAATCGTCAACATGATGCTTACTTCTAGCAGTCTGACAGACATACAATATGTTTCATCAAAAATAGAAACTCTCATAGGAAAACTGAAAAGAAGTGGTTACAAAATATATCTTGTCGGCAACTGGGCGCATATTTCATCGTTAAAATCTAAATTTAAAGATCTATTCAGATTATTTAGTGGCGTCTATGTCTCTAGTGATCTGCATTTGTTAAAACCTTATAAAGATTATTACGAAAAAGTCTTAGAACTATCAGACACCCAACCTGACCAAGCACTGTGGATTGAAACTGAACAAAAATTTGTTTCTAAAGCTCAACCGTATGGCTATAAATTCATTTTATACAGTCATAGCTATCATGAAGATATCACAAAAAATTTACACAGATTTAGTGTACGAATTTAA